In a single window of the Danio rerio strain Tuebingen ecotype United States chromosome 20, GRCz12tu, whole genome shotgun sequence genome:
- the cgrrf1 gene encoding cell growth regulator with RING finger domain protein 1 isoform X1, whose protein sequence is MVQVINPFALEVNSTSASVTEGVSLLPCCLEDCVLSCFWGCGVQALQTALQSHQLELRFNTAELFQEALGSSCRHHQTFNVQKEEREEYFTQMPPALEVTDFGLLPRDRYPLVAVLTLAHPETRDNYNIASSVTVIHVPDDKYRLSTRILFQYLLTAHGTLYDLKPLFMSADNSNLSGSSEPSRTQGAELQPESSGEKGEESDSEGEWPDIQGRDCVVCQNASINRVLLPCRHACVCDGCVCRFQHCPICRAFVFESFALANRPAHNDDEDEEDFTD, encoded by the exons ATGGTGCAGGTGATCAATCCCTTCGCCTTGGAGGTCAACTCTACTTCTGCTTCAGTAACCG AGGGTGTGAGTTTGCTGCCATGCTGTCTTGAAGACTGTGTCCTGAGCTGTTTCTGGGGCTGTGGAGTCCAGGCTCTTCAGACGGCCCTTCAGAGTCACCAGCTTGAGCTACGGTTCAACACTGCAGAACTGTTTCAAGAGGCTCTGGGGTCGAGTTGCCGTCACCACCAAACATTCAA TGTACAGAAAGAAGAAAGGGAAGAATATTTCACCCAGATGCCACCAGCTCTTGAAGTAACAGATTTTGGGCTGCTTCCTCGGGATCGATACCCATTGGTGGCTGTGCTGACACTAGCCCATCCGGAAACCAGGGATAACTACAACATT GCATCTAGTGTGACTGTGATCCACGTTCCTGATGACAAGTACAGGCTCTCCACCAGAATCTTGTTCCAGTATCTGCTCACAGCACACGGGACCTTGTACGATCTGaag CCTCTATTCATGTCAGCAGACAACAGCAACTTATCTGGAAGCTCTGAACCTTCTCGCACTCAAGGGGCGGAGCTACAGCCAGAAAGCTCAGGTGAAAAGGGGGAGGAGTCTGATTCAGAAGGGGAGTGGCCTGATATTCAAGGGCGGGACTGTGTGGTGTGTCAGAATGCATCAATAAACAGAGTGCTTTTGCCATGCAGACATGCATGTGTATGTGACGGCTGTGTGTGCCGCTTCCAGCACTGTCCGATCTGCCGTGCGTTTGTCTTTGAATCATTTGCTCTGGCTAACCGACCTGCtcataatgatgatgaagatgaagaggaTTTTACCGATTGA
- the cgrrf1 gene encoding cell growth regulator with RING finger domain protein 1 isoform X2 codes for MPPALEVTDFGLLPRDRYPLVAVLTLAHPETRDNYNIASSVTVIHVPDDKYRLSTRILFQYLLTAHGTLYDLKPLFMSADNSNLSGSSEPSRTQGAELQPESSGEKGEESDSEGEWPDIQGRDCVVCQNASINRVLLPCRHACVCDGCVCRFQHCPICRAFVFESFALANRPAHNDDEDEEDFTD; via the exons ATGCCACCAGCTCTTGAAGTAACAGATTTTGGGCTGCTTCCTCGGGATCGATACCCATTGGTGGCTGTGCTGACACTAGCCCATCCGGAAACCAGGGATAACTACAACATT GCATCTAGTGTGACTGTGATCCACGTTCCTGATGACAAGTACAGGCTCTCCACCAGAATCTTGTTCCAGTATCTGCTCACAGCACACGGGACCTTGTACGATCTGaag CCTCTATTCATGTCAGCAGACAACAGCAACTTATCTGGAAGCTCTGAACCTTCTCGCACTCAAGGGGCGGAGCTACAGCCAGAAAGCTCAGGTGAAAAGGGGGAGGAGTCTGATTCAGAAGGGGAGTGGCCTGATATTCAAGGGCGGGACTGTGTGGTGTGTCAGAATGCATCAATAAACAGAGTGCTTTTGCCATGCAGACATGCATGTGTATGTGACGGCTGTGTGTGCCGCTTCCAGCACTGTCCGATCTGCCGTGCGTTTGTCTTTGAATCATTTGCTCTGGCTAACCGACCTGCtcataatgatgatgaagatgaagaggaTTTTACCGATTGA
- the cgrrf1 gene encoding cell growth regulator with RING finger domain protein 1 (The RefSeq protein has 2 substitutions compared to this genomic sequence): MAAEFLVMLYEYSPLFYIAVISLCFIITVAVVLGWFGFDVPVILRSSDESESVIPVPERKMVQVINPFALEVNSTSASVTEGVSLLPCCLEDCVLSCFWGCGVQALQTALQSHQLELRFHTAELFQEALGSCCRHHQTFNVQKEEREEYFTQMPPALEVTDFGLLPRDRYPLVAVLTLAHPETRDNYNIASSVTVIHVPDDKYRLSTRILFQYLLTAHGTLYDLKPLFMSADNSNLSGSSEPSRTQGAELQPESSGEKGEESDSEGEWPDIQGRDCVVCQNASINRVLLPCRHACVCDGCVCRFQHCPICRAFVFESFALANRPAHNDDEDEEDFTD, translated from the exons ATGGCCGCGGAGTTTTTAGTGATGTTGTATGAATACTCTCCTCTCTTTTATATTGCTGTTATATCATTGTGTTTCATCATCACTGTGGCGGTTGTGTTGGGCTG GTTTGGGTTTGATGTTCCAGTCATTTTGCGCAGTTCAGATGAGTCTGAATCTGTCATTCCTGTGCCTGAGAGGAAGATGGTGCAGGTGATCAATCCCTTCGCCTTGGAGGTCAACTCTACTTCTGCTTCAGTAACCG AGGGTGTGAGTTTGCTGCCATGCTGTCTTGAAGACTGTGTCCTGAGCTGTTTCTGGGGCTGTGGAGTCCAGGCTCTTCAGACGGCCCTTCAGAGTCACCAGCTTGAGCTACGGTTCAACACTGCAGAACTGTTTCAAGAGGCTCTGGGGTCGAGTTGCCGTCACCACCAAACATTCAA TGTACAGAAAGAAGAAAGGGAAGAATATTTCACCCAGATGCCACCAGCTCTTGAAGTAACAGATTTTGGGCTGCTTCCTCGGGATCGATACCCATTGGTGGCTGTGCTGACACTAGCCCATCCGGAAACCAGGGATAACTACAACATT GCATCTAGTGTGACTGTGATCCACGTTCCTGATGACAAGTACAGGCTCTCCACCAGAATCTTGTTCCAGTATCTGCTCACAGCACACGGGACCTTGTACGATCTGaag CCTCTATTCATGTCAGCAGACAACAGCAACTTATCTGGAAGCTCTGAACCTTCTCGCACTCAAGGGGCGGAGCTACAGCCAGAAAGCTCAGGTGAAAAGGGGGAGGAGTCTGATTCAGAAGGGGAGTGGCCTGATATTCAAGGGCGGGACTGTGTGGTGTGTCAGAATGCATCAATAAACAGAGTGCTTTTGCCATGCAGACATGCATGTGTATGTGACGGCTGTGTGTGCCGCTTCCAGCACTGTCCGATCTGCCGTGCGTTTGTCTTTGAATCATTTGCTCTGGCTAACCGACCTGCtcataatgatgatgaagatgaagaggaTTTTACCGATTGA